One Saccharomyces kudriavzevii IFO 1802 strain IFO1802 genome assembly, chromosome: 4 genomic region harbors:
- the PAD1 gene encoding phenylacrylic acid decarboxylase PAD1 (similar to Saccharomyces cerevisiae PAD1 (YDR538W)), translating to MFKLPSKVNLASFKGKGHLAKFPLRSRSISNSSLPLSYMTPKEVSNVSASPPRPKRIVVAITGATGVALGIKLLQILKELSVETHLIISKWGAATMKYETDWEPHDVAALASKTYSVRDVSACISSGSFQHDGMIVAPCSMKTLAAIRIGFTEDLITRAADVSIKENRKLLLVTRETPLSAIHLENMLSLRRTGVIIFPPVPAFYTKPKSMNDLLEQSAGRILDCFGIHADTFPRWEGIKIK from the coding sequence ATGTTTAAGTTACCAAGCAAAGTTAACTTAGCTTCTTTCAAAGGTAAAGGTCATTTAGCTAAGTTTCCCTTGCGGAGCAGAAGCATTTCAAACTCTTCGTTACCCCTTTCATATATGACACCAAAGGAGGTTTCAAATGTATCAGCTTCTCCTCCAAGACCAAAGAGAATTGTTGTGGCGATTACTGGTGCTACTGGGGTTGCATTAGGGATTAAACTTCTTCAGATACTAAAAGAATTGAGCGTCGAAACTCATTTGATAATATCGAAATGGGGTGCAGCCACCATGAAGTATGAAACGGATTGGGAACCACATGATGTGGCGGCCTTGGCATCCAAAACGTACTCTGTTCGGGATGTTTCCGCGTGCATTTCATCTGGGTCTTTTCAGCATGATGGAATGATTGTGGCACCGTGTTCTATGAAAACGTTGGCTGCGATTAGAATCGGTTTTACAGAGGATTTGATTACGAGAGCGGCTGATGTTTCCATTAAAGAGAACCGAAAGTTACTACTAGTTACTCGAGAAACACCTCTGTCCGCTATTCACCTTGAAAACATGCTGTCCCTACGCAGGACTGGTGTTATAATTTTTCCTCCGGTACCTGCATTTTATACAAAACCCAAAAGCATGAATGACCTGTTGGAACAAAGTGCCG